The Salvelinus namaycush isolate Seneca chromosome 16, SaNama_1.0, whole genome shotgun sequence genome has a segment encoding these proteins:
- the LOC120061497 gene encoding zinc finger protein 14-like — MDAVPCSWNTTRVQESFTRTKPASDTLTKLAKLVAQKQESQSQNQLLPDVCPCVCADMAELLHHQQGEHALRKCHRCLSCGKEFSLLSSLQLHKCIHDAAPCQLCCGKPQLGAPCSACKASTSDSQSVQDKSLYHQSHHHDSRSYACAPCGKSFSQKQSLLHHQQAGCSKSASRTSKVVSPPADTPSPESAILYSSPPDSPPPDATSVPDPDRPSQCPLCAKRFRSGAGLACHQRSTHRKEWIISKCPLLKGGCTNGVNILSNQMAGPSQPKRRGRKSQLLSCRSCDRVFLSTAKLYLHRQESHSREKDIRRDPRPLISKRRKRETYPCEVCGKVFLHHLSLKAHVKNHSQEPPSHVQQVGKAAKETKLGEKMPKKPKSNLSRKVGGTLVKARRGRPKKIPEEEGEFPCPSCAEVFSLQSALKEHEELHQPTGSMRQCSVCSQGMGISKKPGAKLRRAYHCVPCLKAFVTLDTFLQHCQDHLVVSGDEEGSNL, encoded by the coding sequence ATGGATGCAGTACCTTGCAGTTGGAACACTACAAGAGTTCAGGAGTCGTTTACTCGGACTAAGCCTGCCTCAGACACTCTAACAAAGCTGGCAAAACTTGTGGCACAAAAGCAAGAGAGTCAAAGCCAAAACCAACTACTGCCTgatgtgtgcccgtgtgtgtgcgcAGACATGGCTGAGTTATTGCACCATCAGCAGGGAGAACATGCCTTACGTAAGTGTCATCGCTGCCTTTCCTGTGGCAAAGAGTTTTCGCTCCTATCCTCTTTGCAGTTGCACAAGTGCATTCATGATGCTGCTCCTTGTCAGCTCTGTTGTGGTAAACCCCAGCTAGGTGCTCCATGCAGTGCATGCAAGGCTTCAACCTCAGACTCTCAGAGTGTTCAGGATAAGTCCCTTTATCACCAGTCCCACCATCATGATAGCAGATCATATGCCTGTGCTCCGTGTGGTAAAAGCTTTAGCCAAAAGCAGTCTCTGCTTCACCATCAGCAGGCTGGCTGTAGTAAATCTGCCTCACGAACTTCAAAAGTTGTCAGCCCTCCCGCTGACACTCCCTCGCCTGAATCTGCCATCTTGTACTCCTCTCCCCCTGACTCTCCCCCCCCTGATGCCACTAGTGTCCCAGATCCTGACAGGCCAAGCCAATGCCCACTTTGCGCCAAGAGGTTTCGCTCAGGGGCTGGCCTTGCATGCCATCAGCGATCCACCCATCGGAAGGAGTGGATCATCTCTAAGTGTCCTCTACTAAAAGGAGGATGCACAAATGGGGTTAATATTTTATCGAATCAGATGGCTGGGCCATCCCAACCAAAAAGAAGAGGCAGAAAGAGCCAGCTCCTCTCCTGTCGTTCCTGTGACAGGGTCTTCCTAAGCACTGCCAAGCTGTACTTGCACAGACAAGAGTCCCACAGCAGAGAGAAGGATATCAGAAGAGATCCAAGGCCACTGATTAGCAAgcggaggaaaagagagacatacCCATGTGAAGTTTGTGGTAAAGTGTTCTTGCACCACTTGTCACTTAAAGCACACGTCAAGAATCATAGTCAAGAACCACCAAGCCATGTTCAGCAGGTTGGGAAAGCAGCCAAAGAGACCAAGTTAGGTGAGAAGATGCCAAAAAAGCCTAAAAGCAACCTATCACGGAAGGTGGGTGGAACATTGGTCAAGGCTAGGAGAGGGAGACCAAAGAAAATCCCAGAAGAAGAGGGAGAGTTTCCTTGCCCATCTTGTGCTGAGGTGTTTTCTTTGCAGTCTGCCCTGAAGGAGCATGAGGAGTTGCATCAGCCTACAGGGAGTATGAGACAGTGCAGCGTGTGCAGTCAGGGCATGGGTATCTCTAAGAAGCCTGGGGCCAAGCTTCGGAGGGCCTACCATTGTGTGCCCTGCCTGAAGGCTTTTGTAACACTGGACACTTTCTTACAACACTGCCAAGATCACCTTGTTGTCAGTGGCGACGAGGAAGGGAGCAATTTATGA